The genome window CGTTTTGAAACCTGCCGCGCGGGCGGCAAAGGCGGGCAGCATGTCAATAAAACCGACAGTGCCGTGCGCGCCACGCATTTGGCAACAGGCGTTTCGGTGCGCGTGGAAAGCGAGCGCAGCCAACACGCCAACAAAAAACGCGCCCGCGAACTGCTGGCTTTGAAGCTGGCGGAACAGCATTCGGCAGCGTTGGGACAACACTCCGCCCATGCACATTCGCAGTTATACCAAGTGGAACGCGGCAACCCCGTGCGCGTGTTTAAAGGGGCGAATTTTCGCGAACAATCGGCAGCCTGAAAACAAACCAAGCGCGTTTGAGCGAAGCGAAAAACAACGGCGCAGGCAGACGGCAATGCCTAAACTGCGCCGTTGCCTTTTTCAGGCTGCCTTTTGTCAACTTATCCGCCATTTCCCGCCAGCTTGGTGCGCAAATCCTTTAAAATCACACCTTTCAACCCACCAAAAAGGAACATCATGGAACTCGTCTTTATCCGCCACGGTTTGAGCGAATGGAACGCCAAAAACCTGTTCACAGGCTGGCGCGATGTGAAGTTAAGCGAAAAGGGCATCGCCGAAGCGCAAGAAGCGGGGCGCAAACTCAAAGCCGCAGGCTACCAGTTTGACATCGCGTTCACCTCGGTTTTAACCCGCGCCATCAAAACCTGTAACATCGTGCTGGAAGAAAGCGACCAGCTTTGGGTGCCGCAAATCAAAACATGGCGGCTGAATGAGCGGCATTACGGCGCATTGCAAGGCATGGACAAAAAACAAACCGCCGAAAAATACGGCGATGAGCAAGTGCATATTTGGCGCCGCAGCTACGACACCTTGCCGCCGCTGTTAAGCAAAGACGATGAATTTTCCGCCCACAACGACCGCCGCTACGCCCATTTGCCCGCCGATGTGGTGCCCGATGGCGAAAATTTGAAAGTAACGCTGCAACGCGTGTTGCCCTTTTGGGAAGACCAAATCGCCCCCGCCATCATCAGCGGCAAGCGCGTGTTGGTGGCGGCGCACGGCAACAGCTTGCGCGCGCTAGCAAAACACATTGAAGGCATTTCCGACGACGACATTATGGGCTTGGAAATCCCCACAGGGCAGCCCTTGGTGTACAAATTGGATGATGATTTAAACGTGGTTAAGAAATTTTATTTGTAATAATAAGACTTTACTCAACAATAAAAGGCAGCCTGAAACCGCATTCAATACGTTTTCAGGCTGCCTCTTTAATGTGGATAACTTAAATTTTTTCAGCAAAGAATTTCAACGTGCGCACCAGTTGACAAGTGTAAGACATCTCGTTGTCATACCAAGCCACGGTTTTCACCAACTGCTTGTCGCCCACCGTTTGCACGCGGGTTTGCGTGGCATCAAACAGCGAACCAAATTCCATGCCGACCACATCAGACGACACAATTTCATCTTCGGTGTAGCCAAACGATTCATTGGCAGCGGCTTTCATCGCAGCATTCACTTCTTCTTTGGTTACATTTTTTTCCAAAATACAAACCAATTCAGTCAGCGAACCCGCAACAACAGGCACGCGCTGCGCCGCGCCATCCAATTTGCCGTTCAATTCAGGAATCACCAAGCCAATGGCTTTGGCTGCGCCTGTGCTGTTGGGCACAATATTTGCCGCAGCGGCGCGAGCGCGGCGTTTATCGCCTTTGCGGTGCGGCGCGTCCAGCGTGTTTTGGTCGCCCGTGTAGGCATGGATGGTGGTCATCAAACCTTGCACCACGCCAAATTGTTTTTGCAACACCGCCGCCATCGGCGCAAGACAGTTGGTGGTGCAAGAAGCCGCAGAAATCACGGTTTCGCTGCCATCCAAGACATTGTGGTTCACATTAAACACCACGGTTTTCATATCGTTGCCCGCAGGCGCAGAAATTACCACTTTGCGCGCGCCCGCGCGGATGTGCGCTTCGGCTTTATCTTTGCTGGTAAAAAAGCCCGTGCATTCCAACACCACATCAACGCCCAATGCTTTCCAAGGCAATTCTTCGGGATTAGGCTTGGCAAACACTTTGATTTCTTTGCCGTTTACGAGAAACGCTTCTTCTTTTTGCTCAATCGTGCCGTTGAAGCGACCTTGCGTGGTATCGTATTTAAACAGATGAACCAGCATATCAGCAGGCGTTAAATCGTTTACGGCAACCACTTCAATGCCGTCTGTTTTCAAGATTTGGCGCAAAGCCAAGCGTCCAATGCGCCCAAAACCGTTAATTGCCACTTTAACTGCCATTTTTACGTTCCTTCTGTGCGTTGAAAAACGCTTCTTTTTACCATTTTTTACGCTTAAACGCAAAAGGCTTTTGTTTTTGGCTGGGCGAGTTTGTATTTGTAATTAAATTAAAAACAAAAGATTAAAAAATAAAAAGATGATATTTATGAGGCACAGCACGCATTGTGGATAAATCGGTTAAACAAATGATTTGATAACAAAATAAGATAAACAAAAATCTGTGCGCGATGGCGGTTAATTGATTGGGATAACTGTGGATAAAATGAAACGTAAATCGCTTTACTGTGGATAAATCGGCTTTATCACGCTTTTTTATTGCCTTAACCACACTTTCAGGCTGCCTAAAATGGTTTATGATGCAGCCTGAAAATCATTTTTAGGATAACTGCATGAAACAACGCACCCTAGCCAAATCCATCACCGCCACAGGCGTAGGCTTGCATTCGGGCGAGCGCGTGTCGCTTACCCTGCATCCTGCCGCTGAAAACACGGGCATCCAATTTCGCCGCAGCGATTTATCGGGCGAGCAGGGCGAAATTGTGCCGCTCACGCCCTATTTGATTAACGACACGCGCCTTTCTTCCACCATCGTTACCGAAAACGGCATCCGCGTGGGCACGATTGAGCACATTATGTCGGCATTTGCGGCGTATGGTGTGGATAACATTTTGGTGGAGTTGAACGCGCCCGAAATCCCGATTATGGACGGCAGCAGTTTGCCGTTTATCTTTTTGTTGCAAGATGCGGGCGTGGTGGAGCAGCAGGCAGAAAAACGCTTTTTGCGGATACTAAAAGAAGTTTCGCTGGAAGAGCCGAATAAAGCGGTGAAATTTACCCCTTATAACGGCTTTAAAGTGCGGCTCACGATTGAATTTGACCATCCTGTGTTCAACCGCTCGTCGCCCACATTTGAGATTGATTTTGCAGGAAAGTCTTATGTGGAAGAGATTGCGCGGGCGCGGACGTTTGGCTTTATGCAAGAAGTGGAGCTGATGCGCGCGCACAATTTGGGCTTGGGCGGCAATTTGTCCAACGCGATTGTGATTGACGACACCGATGTGCTGAACCCCGAAGGGCTGCGCTATCCCGATGAATTTGTGCGCCACAAAATTTTGGATGCGATTGGCGATTTGTATATTGTCGGGCATCCGATTATCGGCGCGTTTGAGGGTTATAAATCGGGGCACGCGATTAACAATGCGCTGCTGCGCAAGGTGCTGGAGGACGAAACGGCGTTTGAGTGGGTGGAATTTCCCGATGATGATGCGATGCCGCGCGCATTTTCGGGGATTGAAACGTTGGGCGTGAGCTAGTTTGCCGCAATCCAAAAGGCAGCCTGAAATTGGTTATCCCCTGTTTCAGGCTGCCTTTTGCACATCAAGTTATCCCTGATTATTTTTATTTAAAACAATAGGATGACGTTTTATCAACAAAGTTATACACAATAAAAGGCAGCCTGAAAATGGGATTACCTATTTTCAGGCTGCCTCAACCATTAAACCGCCACTTTAACCGCCGTACCGCTCACGGTTACCATCATCATGCCATTGGTTTCGCCCAACACTTCGTAGTCAAAATCGATGCCGATGATGCCGTTTGCGCCCAGCTCCTTCGCGGCCTGCTTCATATCCGCCAACGCCGCTTCGCGCGCGCCAGCCAATGCGCGTTCATAGCCGCCCGCGCGCCCGCCGACCACATCGCGTATGGAAGCGAACATATCACGGAAAATGTTGGCGCCGATAATCGCTTCGCCGTTCACAATACCCAAATAAGCGTCTAGTTGAATATCATTCGGCGTTACGGTGGCAAGAAAAAAGGCTTCTTCTTTGCGGGAAAACCAACCCATGTTGTTTACTCCTGTGGATGGTTTTCAGGCTGCCTCTGACAGATAGGCAGCCTGAAAACATATGTGATAACTGATTACACTTCGTAGGTGCTGGAAGCGGTGTTGCCGCCTGTGCCCGTCCAATTGGTGTGGAAAAACTCGCCGCGCGGTTTATCGGTGCGCTCGTAGGTGTGCGCGCCGAAGTAATCGCGCTGGGCTTGCAGCAGATTGGCAGGCAAGCGCGCGGAAGTGTAGCCGTCTAGGAAAGTAATTGCCGCCGCCATGCAAGGCATGGGAATGCCGATTTCAATCGCTTTGGCAACGGTTTTGCGCCATGCGGGCAAGGCGTTGAGCAGGATTTTTTGGAAATACGGGTCTGCGCCCAAGAAGGCTAAATCAGGGTTGGCTTCAAATGCATCGCGGATGTTGCCCAAGAAAACGCTGCGGATGATGCAGCCTTCGCGCCACAACAGCGCGGTTTTGCCGTAATTCAATTTCCAATTAAACGTGTTGCTGGCTTCGCGCATCAGCATAAAGCCTTGGGCATACGAAATAATTTTGGATGCGAGCAACGATAAACGCAGCGATTCCAGCCATTCTTCGCGGCTGCCTGAAACAGGCGCAATGCTGCGGGGGAACAAGCCGGCGGCGGCAACGCGCTGTTCTTTCAACGCCGAAACGCAACGAGCAAACACCGATTCGGAAATCAGCGTGAGCGGAATGCCCATATCCAAAGCGTTGATGCCAGTCCATTTGCCCGTGCCTTTTTGCCCTGCGGTGTCTAGAATTTTTTCCACCAGCGGCGTGCCGTCTATGTCTTTGTAGGCAAGAATATCGGTGGTGATGTCCACCAAATAAGAATTTAACTCGGTGTTTTTCCAAGATTTAAACGTTTCGTGCATTTCGTCATACGTCATGCCCAAGCCATCTTTCATAAATTGATAGGCTTCGCAAATCAGCTGCATATCGCCGTATTCAATGCCGTTGTGCACCATTTTCACAAAATGCCCCGCACCATTGTCGCCCACCCAATCGCAGCAAGGCTCGCCATTAGGCGTTTTTGCCGCAATGCCTTGCAAAATTGGCTGAACGTATTGCCACGCTTCGGGATTGCCCCCTGGCATAATAGATGGGCCATGCCGCGCACCTTCTTCCCCGCCTGAAACGCCTGCGCCAATAAAGCGAATGCCTTTGGCAGCCAGTTCAACCGTGCGGCGGTTGGTGTCGGGATAATTGGCATTGCCGCCATCGATAATGATGTCGCCTTGTTCCAGATAAGGCACAATTTGCGCAATGAATTCGTCCACCGCGCTGCCCGCGCGCACCATCAGCATGATTTTTCGAGGTTTTTCCAATTTGTCCACAAGCTCTTGCAAAGAATGTGCGCCAATAATATTGGTGCCTTTTGCAGCACTATTTAAAAATTCGTCCACTTTGGAAACGGTTCGGTTGAACGCCACCACTTTAAAGCCTTTGTCGTTCATGTTCAAAATCAAATTTTGACCCATTACCGCCAAACCGATTACACCAATATCGCCTTTCATAGCTATTCCTTGCGAGTTGAGAAAGCTGTAACTTTACTCCATTGGCATGGGATAGACAATGCAAGAAACCTGCGTTGCCGGTAATAGTATTTAAATCCAAAATTTAAATATAAACTGATTATGTAAGATAAAGAATGCGCTATCTGTTTGTTGATAAGTTTAAAAATAAAATAATTTCAAAATGTTGGATTGTATTTATGGCTTTGGAAAAGGCAGCCTGAAAACAAGGATAGGGTGTGAATAGCAGTGGATAAAATTTCGTAAACAGCAACATTATGTGGATAAGTTTGGAAAACAAACAGGCTGTCGTTTTCAGGCTGCCTCAATCTGTGGATAATAAAACAACGGCTATGTTAAAACGTGTTCAAAAATGTGCTTTTCCGATAAAATACCGCCCTTTATTGGTTTCAGGCAGCCTGAAAATAACGGTATAAGGAATTCTCATGAAAGCATTGGTGGCGGTAAAACGCGTGGTTGATTTCAATGTGAAAGTGCGCGTGAATGCAGATGGCTCGGGCGTGGATATCGGCAATGTGAAAATGTCGATGAATCCGTTTGACGAAATTGCGGTAGAAGAAGCAGTGCGTTTGAAAGAAGCAGGCAAAATCAACGAAGTGGTCGCCGTATCGCTGGGCGAAAAAAAATGTGAAGACACGCTGCGAACTGCTTTGGCAATGGGTGCCGACCGTGCCATTCATGTGGAAACCGATGCGTCGCTTGAACCGTTGGCCGTGGCTAAATTATTGAAAAAAATCGTAGATAAAGAGCAGCCTAGCCTTGTTTTACTGGGTAAACAAGCCATTGACGACGATGCCAACCAAACGGCGCAAATGCTGGCGGCATTGATGAACGCGCCGCAAGGCACGTTTGCCAGCAAAGTGGCATTGTCTGCCGACGAGGCGGTGGTTACGCGCGATATTGATGGCGGTGTGGAAACGGTTGCGTTGAAATTGCCGGCTGTGATTAGCGCAGATTTACGTTTGAACGAGCCGCGTTTTGTGAAGCTGCCTGCGCTGATGCAAGCGAAGAAAAAAACAATTGAAAAGCAATCGGTTGAAGAATTGGCTGTAAACATTGAACCGCGGTTGCACGTGAAACACTATGCTGAACCCAAAGCGCGTCAAGCGGGTGTGAAAGTGGCAAGCGTGGCTGAATTGGTTGAAAAACTGGCGGCTGCCAAAGCAATTTAAAAAAGGGAAAGAAAATGACCGTTTTGGTATTAGTAGAACATGATGGCAAGCAAGTAAACCCAGCCTCATTACACGCTATTTATACTGCGCAAAAATTAGGCGAAGTTCATGCGCTGGTAGCAGGTTCAGGCAGCCTGAAAGTGGCCGAGCAAGCCAGTAAAATTAGCGGTGTGAACAAAGTGTTGCACGCCGAAGCCACGCATTTTGTCGAGCCGTTGGCAGAAGAAATTGCGCCGCTTGTTGTTTCGCTGGCTGCGCCGTATCAATATTTTGTTGCCACGGCTAGCGCGTTTGGTAAAAATATTATGCCGCGCGTGGCGGCGATGTTGGATTGTTCGCAAATTTCGGATTTAACTGAGATTGTGGATAAACAAACCTTTATCCGCCCTACTTACGCAGGCAATGTGCTCACCACCGTATCCAGCAATGAAGAAAAACTGGTGCTGACCATTCGCGCCAGCGCATTTGATGCGGCAACATACGGCAAGCAAGCGGCAGAAATTGAAAATGTGGTGGCTACGCCGGCGCAGCAGCTGAGTCGATTTGTGTCGCGCGAATTAACACAATCCGACCACCCGGAATTAACACAAGCAAAAGTAATTGTGGCGGGAGGTCGCGCATTAGGGAGTGCGGAGCAGTTTGATGCTGTTTTAACACCATTAGCCGATGTATTAGGCGCAGCGATTGGTGCATCACGCGCGGCGGTGGATGCTGAATATGTGCCAAATGATTATCAAGTGGGGCAAACGGGTAAAATTGTTGCGCCTGAATTGTATTTTGCGATTGGTATTTCAGGCGCGATTCAGCACGTTGCGGGGATGCAGGACAGCAAAGTTGTGGTTGCCATTAACAAAGATCCTGATGCCCAAATTTTCAATGTGGCAGATTTTGGTATTGTGGGCGATTTGTTTGAAGTTGTGCCGCAATTAACCGAAGCATTGAAAAATCGTTAGTCTCGTGTCTGTGTTTCACATGAAACATAGATTGGTTTTAATTATTTGCAAAAGAAAAAACAAAGTGAACATTTCTCTACCAATAGAAGCAAAAGATATTCAAAAACTGATTCCTCACCGTTTTCCATTCATGCTGATTGACCGTATCACAGCGTTTGAAAGCGGAAAATCGCTTACGGCAATTAAAAACGTAACCATGAATGAGCCGCAGTTTGTGGGGCATTTTCCTGAATATCCTGTTATGCCCGGTGTGTTGATTATTGAAGCGATGGCACAAGCATGTGGCGCATTGGCTATTTTGACCGAAGGCGGGCGCAATCCTGATGAGATTTATTTCTTTGCGGGGATTGATAATGCACGATTCAAACGCCAAGTTATTCCTGCTGATCAGCTTGTTTTTGAGATTGAGCTGCTGCAAAGCAAGCGGGGTATCGGCAAGTTTAAAGCTGTTGCAAAAGTGAATGGCGAGTTGGCGGTTGAGGCGGAAATTATGTGTGCTAAACGCAAAGTGGAAAAATAATACCAAGTCATAAAACGAACTGGCGGGGTTGGTTTATTGCTTCAAACAGCTTGTTTTTTGAATGAGTATTTGAGTTTTCAGGCTGCCTAATCCATCTAGGCAGCCTGAAAAAGACAAATTAAACAATAGCGAGAGTATTATGTCTTTAATCCACAAAACAGCCATCATAGACCCCAAAGCTGAATTAGATAGCAGTGTGAAAGTGGGTGCTTATTCCGTTATTGGCGCAAATGTGCAAATTGATGCAGGCACGGAAATTGGCGCACATACTGTGATTGAAGGGCATACGATAATAGGTCAAAACAATAAAATTTTCCAATTCGCCAGTTTGGGTGCGCAGCCGCAGGATAAAAAATACTGCAATGAGCCTACTAAGCTTATTATTGGTAATGGCAACACCATTCGTGAATTCACAACATTTAACACCGGCACGGTTACAGGCATCGGCGAAACGCGGATTGGCGATGATAATTGGATTATGGCGTATTGCCATTTAGCGCACGATTGTGTTGTGGGAAATCATACTATTTTTGCCAATAATGCATCGCTTGCAGGGCATGTAACCATTGGCGATTATGTGGTGTTGGGCGGTTATACTTTGGTGTTTCAATTTTGCCGTATTGGAGCATATGCCATGACAGCATTTGCCGCAGGCGTGCATAAAGATGTCCCCCCTTATTTTATGGCGGCGGGTTATCGCGCTGAACCGGCGGGTTTAAACAGCGAAGGAATGCGGCGTAACGGTTTTTCGGCAGAACAAATTTCGCTGGTTAAACAGGCCTATAAGGTTTTATATATGCAAGATTTAGGCTTAGACGAAGCAAAAGCGAAAATTGCAGAAATGGCTAAAACCAATTCGGAATTGCAAATTTTGCATGAATTTATTGCGGCATCACAACGCGGCATTATTCGTTAAACGGTTTTCAGGCTGCCTGAAAATAAACATAAAGAATTTGACAGCTAAATTAATATGGCGTATAGTTCGCCCTTCTGACGCGGGGTGGAGCAGCATGGTAGCTCGTCGGGCTCATAACCCGAAGGTCGTAGGTTCAAATCCTGCCCCCGCAACCAAATTTCAACCGCTTGGTATTCCAAGCGGTTTTGTTTTATCTTTCAAGGTTTGATTGATACATGTCAGGTATAATGAGCACTCTTTGTGCTGCTTTTTTGCGGAATGGATTATGTTACCCAGCGATGAAATTATTATTCATGGCACAACCAGTAATGGCAAGGTGTTTCGTCCCAGCGATTGGGCAGAACGGTTGTGCGGTATTCTTTCGTCGTTTGGCAAAGATAATCAATCGTCGCATCAAGAATGGGTGCGACCTGTATTATTGAATAAAGTCCGTTGTGTAGAGGTTTCGCCCAGCCTTGAAGAAATTAATCCCGGCATGTTCCGTTTTTTGATGGACTTTGCGGCGGATAATGATTTGCAGATTATGCGTGGTTCGGATTTTTACTCTCATCGGCAGCCTGAAAATCAACTTACAGAGTCTGTTAAAGATAACAATAAATCCATTGTTGAAGAAAAAGCAGAACAATCTATTGAAAAAGCAGAAGAACCAACCAGCCATGTGCGTGAAATTTTGCCCAAAGAAACGGCAAGTGTATTTGCTGCATTGAGCGTGTTGCGCCCCACGCTTAATGACATCAACCAATTTGTAGAGCAAGTGAATAATGTGCAACGTGCGCAAGGCTATCGCTTGCTTGGATTGTTTGAAGCAGGAAAAACCAACGCGGTTGCTGTATGCGGGTTTCGTGAAAAAACCGATTTGGTTAGCGGGCGGCACATTCATATTGATGATTTGATTACCATCCCCCAAAGTCGCCGTTGCGGTTATGCTTCGCGGCTGTTGGATAAAGTGCATCAAATTGCTGCGGAACAAGGTATCACGCAAATTCATGTTGATTGTCATGTGGGCAGCGAGCGAACGATTGCTCATCGCGTTTATTTTCAACAAGGCTTTGAAATTCAATCGTACCACTTTGTTTGCCAAACCCGTTTAGATTAACAACATATCCGTTTTCAGGCTGCCTAGAATGATATTTAAGGCAGCCTGAAACCATTATCCTTTATGAAAAACACTAAATTCTTAACCAAAATATTCGCTTGGTTTGAAAGCCGAGTGGAACCTTATCCCGAAGCAACGCCCATTACACCTTCCAAAGGTTTGTTCCGCTTTATTTGGAGCAATTTGGAAGGGGTGCGCGTGTGGATATTTGTGCTGGCGATTTTGACCGCAGGCATCGGCATTATGGAAGCGCTGCTGTTTCAATTCATGGGCAAACTTGTGGACTGGCTTGGAAAATTCACACCAGAAACATTGTTCGCTGAAAAAGGCTGGGCGCTGTTCGGCATGGTTGCAATGATGGTATTTGCCGTGTTGTGGCATTTTGTTGCGTCTAATGTGCGCTTGCAAACCTTGCAAGGCGTGTTCCCGATGCGCTTGCGTTGGAATTTTCACCGCTTGATGCTGAACCAATCGCTCGGGTTTTATCAGGATGAATTTGCGGGGCGCGTATCCGCCAAAGTGATGCAAACCGCGCTTGCCGTGCGCGATGTGGTGATGACCATCGCCGATATGGTGATTTACATTTTTGTGTATTTTTTGACTTCCGGGCTGATTCTGGCGGCAATGGATGGTTGGTTGCTTGTGCCGTTTGCCTTGTGGATAGTGTCGTTCGCGCTGATGATGAAGCTGTTGATGCCGAAGCTTGGCAAAACGGCGCAGGCACAAGCGGATGCGCGCAGCCTGATGACGGGGCGCATTACCGATGCCTATTCCAATATTGCTACCGTGAAACTCTTTTCGCACGGCGCACGCGAAGCCCGTTACGCCAAGCAGTCTATGGACGAATTTATGGTAACTGTGTACGCCCAAATGCGGCTTGCCACGCTGTTGCACACTTGGAGTTTCATTATTAACTCATCGCTCACGTTATCCACCGCCGCGCTGGGTGTGTGGCTGTGGCATGGCGGACACGTTGGCGCAGGGGCGGTTGCTACCGCCACCGCCATGGCATTGCGGCTCAATGGCTTGTCGCAATTTATCATGTGGGAGTCGGCACGGCTGTTTGAAAATGTCGGCACAGTGTCGGACGGCATGACGACCTTGTCTAAACCGCAAACTATTTTGGATAAACCTGCCGCATTGCCGTTAAAAGTGGAACAGGGCAACATCAGTTTCAGCCACGTTGATTTTTCTTACGAAGCGGGCAAACCCTTGCTAAATGGCTTCAATCTGAACATCAAGGCAGGCGAAAAAGTCGGCTTAATCGGACGCAGCGGCGCAGGCAAATCCACCATTGTGAACTTACTGTTGCGCTTTTATGAGCCGCAAAGTGGCACAATTGAAATTGACGGGCAAAACATCAACGACATCACACAAGAAAGCCTGC of Kingella oralis contains these proteins:
- the fabZ gene encoding 3-hydroxyacyl-ACP dehydratase FabZ, with amino-acid sequence MNISLPIEAKDIQKLIPHRFPFMLIDRITAFESGKSLTAIKNVTMNEPQFVGHFPEYPVMPGVLIIEAMAQACGALAILTEGGRNPDEIYFFAGIDNARFKRQVIPADQLVFEIELLQSKRGIGKFKAVAKVNGELAVEAEIMCAKRKVEK
- a CDS encoding electron transfer flavoprotein subunit alpha/FixB family protein, giving the protein MTVLVLVEHDGKQVNPASLHAIYTAQKLGEVHALVAGSGSLKVAEQASKISGVNKVLHAEATHFVEPLAEEIAPLVVSLAAPYQYFVATASAFGKNIMPRVAAMLDCSQISDLTEIVDKQTFIRPTYAGNVLTTVSSNEEKLVLTIRASAFDAATYGKQAAEIENVVATPAQQLSRFVSRELTQSDHPELTQAKVIVAGGRALGSAEQFDAVLTPLADVLGAAIGASRAAVDAEYVPNDYQVGQTGKIVAPELYFAIGISGAIQHVAGMQDSKVVVAINKDPDAQIFNVADFGIVGDLFEVVPQLTEALKNR
- a CDS encoding electron transfer flavoprotein subunit beta/FixA family protein; translation: MKALVAVKRVVDFNVKVRVNADGSGVDIGNVKMSMNPFDEIAVEEAVRLKEAGKINEVVAVSLGEKKCEDTLRTALAMGADRAIHVETDASLEPLAVAKLLKKIVDKEQPSLVLLGKQAIDDDANQTAQMLAALMNAPQGTFASKVALSADEAVVTRDIDGGVETVALKLPAVISADLRLNEPRFVKLPALMQAKKKTIEKQSVEELAVNIEPRLHVKHYAEPKARQAGVKVASVAELVEKLAAAKAI
- a CDS encoding 2,3-diphosphoglycerate-dependent phosphoglycerate mutase; this encodes MELVFIRHGLSEWNAKNLFTGWRDVKLSEKGIAEAQEAGRKLKAAGYQFDIAFTSVLTRAIKTCNIVLEESDQLWVPQIKTWRLNERHYGALQGMDKKQTAEKYGDEQVHIWRRSYDTLPPLLSKDDEFSAHNDRRYAHLPADVVPDGENLKVTLQRVLPFWEDQIAPAIISGKRVLVAAHGNSLRALAKHIEGISDDDIMGLEIPTGQPLVYKLDDDLNVVKKFYL
- a CDS encoding GNAT family N-acetyltransferase, with the translated sequence MLPSDEIIIHGTTSNGKVFRPSDWAERLCGILSSFGKDNQSSHQEWVRPVLLNKVRCVEVSPSLEEINPGMFRFLMDFAADNDLQIMRGSDFYSHRQPENQLTESVKDNNKSIVEEKAEQSIEKAEEPTSHVREILPKETASVFAALSVLRPTLNDINQFVEQVNNVQRAQGYRLLGLFEAGKTNAVAVCGFREKTDLVSGRHIHIDDLITIPQSRRCGYASRLLDKVHQIAAEQGITQIHVDCHVGSERTIAHRVYFQQGFEIQSYHFVCQTRLD
- a CDS encoding heavy metal-binding domain-containing protein — its product is MGWFSRKEEAFFLATVTPNDIQLDAYLGIVNGEAIIGANIFRDMFASIRDVVGGRAGGYERALAGAREAALADMKQAAKELGANGIIGIDFDYEVLGETNGMMMVTVSGTAVKVAV
- the lpxC gene encoding UDP-3-O-acyl-N-acetylglucosamine deacetylase; the protein is MKQRTLAKSITATGVGLHSGERVSLTLHPAAENTGIQFRRSDLSGEQGEIVPLTPYLINDTRLSSTIVTENGIRVGTIEHIMSAFAAYGVDNILVELNAPEIPIMDGSSLPFIFLLQDAGVVEQQAEKRFLRILKEVSLEEPNKAVKFTPYNGFKVRLTIEFDHPVFNRSSPTFEIDFAGKSYVEEIARARTFGFMQEVELMRAHNLGLGGNLSNAIVIDDTDVLNPEGLRYPDEFVRHKILDAIGDLYIVGHPIIGAFEGYKSGHAINNALLRKVLEDETAFEWVEFPDDDAMPRAFSGIETLGVS
- a CDS encoding ABC transporter ATP-binding protein, translating into MKNTKFLTKIFAWFESRVEPYPEATPITPSKGLFRFIWSNLEGVRVWIFVLAILTAGIGIMEALLFQFMGKLVDWLGKFTPETLFAEKGWALFGMVAMMVFAVLWHFVASNVRLQTLQGVFPMRLRWNFHRLMLNQSLGFYQDEFAGRVSAKVMQTALAVRDVVMTIADMVIYIFVYFLTSGLILAAMDGWLLVPFALWIVSFALMMKLLMPKLGKTAQAQADARSLMTGRITDAYSNIATVKLFSHGAREARYAKQSMDEFMVTVYAQMRLATLLHTWSFIINSSLTLSTAALGVWLWHGGHVGAGAVATATAMALRLNGLSQFIMWESARLFENVGTVSDGMTTLSKPQTILDKPAALPLKVEQGNISFSHVDFSYEAGKPLLNGFNLNIKAGEKVGLIGRSGAGKSTIVNLLLRFYEPQSGTIEIDGQNINDITQESLRAQIGLVTQDTSLLHRSVRDNIVYGRPEATDEEMFQAAKRAEAADFIPNLSDAKGRTGYDAHVGERGVKLSGGQRQRIAIARVMLKDAPILLLDEATSALDSEVEAAIQESLDKMMEGKTVIAIAHRLSTIAAMDRLIVLDKGRIVEEGTHAELLANNGLYAKLWAHQSGGFLPEQVEH
- the gnd gene encoding decarboxylating NADP(+)-dependent phosphogluconate dehydrogenase, translated to MKGDIGVIGLAVMGQNLILNMNDKGFKVVAFNRTVSKVDEFLNSAAKGTNIIGAHSLQELVDKLEKPRKIMLMVRAGSAVDEFIAQIVPYLEQGDIIIDGGNANYPDTNRRTVELAAKGIRFIGAGVSGGEEGARHGPSIMPGGNPEAWQYVQPILQGIAAKTPNGEPCCDWVGDNGAGHFVKMVHNGIEYGDMQLICEAYQFMKDGLGMTYDEMHETFKSWKNTELNSYLVDITTDILAYKDIDGTPLVEKILDTAGQKGTGKWTGINALDMGIPLTLISESVFARCVSALKEQRVAAAGLFPRSIAPVSGSREEWLESLRLSLLASKIISYAQGFMLMREASNTFNWKLNYGKTALLWREGCIIRSVFLGNIRDAFEANPDLAFLGADPYFQKILLNALPAWRKTVAKAIEIGIPMPCMAAAITFLDGYTSARLPANLLQAQRDYFGAHTYERTDKPRGEFFHTNWTGTGGNTASSTYEV
- the lpxA gene encoding acyl-ACP--UDP-N-acetylglucosamine O-acyltransferase — encoded protein: MSLIHKTAIIDPKAELDSSVKVGAYSVIGANVQIDAGTEIGAHTVIEGHTIIGQNNKIFQFASLGAQPQDKKYCNEPTKLIIGNGNTIREFTTFNTGTVTGIGETRIGDDNWIMAYCHLAHDCVVGNHTIFANNASLAGHVTIGDYVVLGGYTLVFQFCRIGAYAMTAFAAGVHKDVPPYFMAAGYRAEPAGLNSEGMRRNGFSAEQISLVKQAYKVLYMQDLGLDEAKAKIAEMAKTNSELQILHEFIAASQRGIIR
- the gap gene encoding type I glyceraldehyde-3-phosphate dehydrogenase; the protein is MAVKVAINGFGRIGRLALRQILKTDGIEVVAVNDLTPADMLVHLFKYDTTQGRFNGTIEQKEEAFLVNGKEIKVFAKPNPEELPWKALGVDVVLECTGFFTSKDKAEAHIRAGARKVVISAPAGNDMKTVVFNVNHNVLDGSETVISAASCTTNCLAPMAAVLQKQFGVVQGLMTTIHAYTGDQNTLDAPHRKGDKRRARAAAANIVPNSTGAAKAIGLVIPELNGKLDGAAQRVPVVAGSLTELVCILEKNVTKEEVNAAMKAAANESFGYTEDEIVSSDVVGMEFGSLFDATQTRVQTVGDKQLVKTVAWYDNEMSYTCQLVRTLKFFAEKI